The Thermus caldifontis genome includes a region encoding these proteins:
- a CDS encoding MFS transporter, translating into MRWAVVLSGVALYSALYAVVPLLPLLERLFAAPPGATGPGMGLPLLLLVLLSPLVPRLGLPAGTLLGGGLLLVGLGGALGALGPSLFLWTLGRLLQGVGAALVPALAIALIPLLFPQRAWEMAGVYMAGNVLGGGLGRVLAGLLAEIVGVREALFLLSLPAFLLGFLLLRAPAGLPPLGRPHYDPSAFPLYLVGSILLFLNLFLANLLPYRLLELGFRPGEVGLVYLAYLFGIPGSALSGSLARRFGAVATFRLAFSLVLLALGLLLLPSPGLVLGFVLLMAALFTAQSLASGTAGRRGAGVSGTYVAAFYLGGTLAGLLYPFFLHSFPLAVAVAVGLALLALCLAPVR; encoded by the coding sequence ATGCGGTGGGCGGTGGTGCTTTCCGGGGTGGCCCTCTATAGCGCCCTCTATGCAGTAGTGCCCCTGCTTCCCCTTTTGGAAAGGCTCTTTGCGGCTCCTCCCGGAGCCACGGGGCCAGGGATGGGCCTGCCCCTTTTGCTTTTGGTCCTCCTCTCCCCCCTGGTGCCCCGGCTGGGCCTTCCCGCCGGAACCCTGCTGGGGGGAGGGCTTCTTTTGGTGGGGCTGGGAGGCGCCTTGGGGGCCCTAGGCCCAAGCCTTTTCCTTTGGACCCTAGGCCGCCTTCTCCAGGGGGTGGGGGCTGCCTTGGTGCCCGCCTTAGCCATCGCCCTCATCCCCCTCCTTTTCCCCCAAAGGGCCTGGGAGATGGCCGGGGTGTACATGGCGGGGAACGTCCTGGGCGGCGGTCTGGGCCGGGTGCTGGCAGGGCTTTTGGCGGAGATCGTGGGGGTGCGGGAGGCCCTTTTCCTCCTTTCCCTGCCCGCTTTTCTCCTGGGTTTCCTCCTCCTCCGGGCTCCCGCGGGGCTTCCCCCCCTGGGTAGGCCGCACTACGACCCCTCCGCCTTCCCCCTCTACCTGGTGGGCTCCATCCTTCTTTTCCTGAACCTTTTCCTGGCCAACCTTCTTCCCTACCGCCTTCTGGAGCTGGGCTTCCGCCCAGGGGAGGTGGGGCTTGTGTACCTGGCCTACCTTTTCGGCATTCCAGGCAGCGCCCTTTCAGGGTCCCTGGCCCGCCGGTTCGGGGCGGTAGCCACCTTTCGCCTGGCCTTCTCCCTGGTCCTCCTTGCCCTGGGGCTCCTGCTCCTGCCCTCCCCAGGCCTGGTGCTCGGGTTCGTGCTCCTGATGGCCGCCCTTTTCACCGCCCAAAGCCTGGCTTCCGGAACGGCGGGAAGAAGGGGGGCCGGGGTAAGCGGCACCTATGTGGCCGCCTTTTACCTGGGGGGCACCCTGGCAGGCCTTCTTTATCCCTTTTTTCTCCACAGCTTCCCCCTGGCGGTGGCGGTGGCCGTGGGATTAGCCCTTTTGG